From the genome of Nicotiana tabacum cultivar K326 chromosome 17, ASM71507v2, whole genome shotgun sequence:
AAAGACGAGAAAAGAATAGAGAAAATCGAAGTATGATTATGACGCGGATAGACGGACTTCGAGGGGTCGATTTTTTCCCTACGAATGAACCAAAGGCCACATCAGAGGTTTCCAAATAGCGGACAAGTTCGCCGTTAACAGGAGGATTGATCGCGATCAGAACAATCGATCATTGCAGGATAAAGAAATGTCGGGATCACGGGATCCTTCTACCCCAAGCTATCGAAATACAAATCCAACGTCAGTATAATGGAGTTGGTATCGTCCATGAGAAACATCAAATATGCACGATTCCCAAAACCGATGAGATCTGATTCCCGTCGgagggatcccaacttatggtgtgaataccacaGAATGAATGGCCACCGGACATGGGACTGTCGACACCTCCGGGAAGAAGTGGCAACATTATAGAAGAATGGTCACCTCTGAGAATTCTTGACTGATTGAGCTAAGAGAAATTATGTTCGTAACCGAGACAACGAGGAACCCTCAAAAGCATGAGAAGATCCCCCACGCCAAACAATTaacatgatcttcggagggaaTGAGATTAATGAGGTCACCTTTTCAgcaacaaagaaaacaaaagtattAATAACATATAGCAAAAGGCTTCGcgaagacgatatcacttttacGGAGGAGGACGCAGACGGATTGTTTCTAccacacaacgacgcactggtaatttctttaaatatgctggattttaagattaaacgcGTTCTAGTGGATCCAGAGAGTTCAACTAATagcatacaatggagagtattggagaaAGCTAAACTCATCGGAAGCATTATTCCGTCCACAAAGCTCCTCGCCGGATTCAACCTCGCACGTGTGACAACTTGGGGAAATTTTTTATTACTCATGAACGCTGAAAGAGCAATGAAAACAACTCTTTTCGAAGTAGTAGATGGTGTGATACAACATCATTCAGGGAAGGCAATGGTTGCACGAGATAAAAGttgtaccatcaacatatcatcaattgcTGAAGTTTTCAATGGCCGAAGGAATTAAGCAGATAAGGGTTGACCAACCGACGGTAAGGGAGATGAAGGTAATTTCGATCTCTAGTAGAAAAGGAAAGGAACATGTGGCATAGTAATTACAGGGACCGACACCTACTCCTGAACTAGATGAAATTAGCCAGGCGCCGGAATATTATCCGATGCACAGATATTTCCAAGATCCAGAAGACACTGATGCAACTAAGTCCACAGCGTAAGAATTATAGCAAGTGGCATTGTTAGAAGAATTCCTAGAATGGAGATTCCACTTGGGGACATGACTACACCCAGAACTCAAGTCTGACTTCATTAAATTACTTAAATCTAACGCCGattattttgcatggtcatatgaagATATGGCAGGTATCCCGACAGAGGTAGCCGTACACAAGTTAAGCTTAGATCCCAATGTACCTCTGGTAAGACAAAAGTAGTGCCTGATTTCAGAAGCCATGAATAaacaaagaagaggtaacccgcttaTTTAATATCGATTCGATctgagaggtaagatatccagacTGGATAACTAATGTAAAGTAGTTCCTAAGAAAAACAATAAGTTtcgcatgtgtgtagattataaagatcttaacaaggcgtgcccgaaagactcgttcccactgccaaacatcgatcgAATGATTAATTCcacggccgggcacgagttaatgagtttcctcgatgcttattccgggtacaacaaaattaagatgaacccggaggatcaggaaaagactttgtttataacaaatttcgatatatattgttacaatgtgatgccaTTCGAGTTGAAAAACGCTGAAGCCACTTATAAACggctcgtgaacaagatgtttgaaaattaaattggaaaaactatggaagtttatatagaagATATCCCGGACCAACTATCAaacgtgaaggaagtccaaaggctTACGGGGAGAATGATAGCTTTGACCATGTTCATTTCCCGGTCATCAGAAAAGTGTTATCATTTCTTCgcactactcaaaaagaaaaataatttcgaatggaccccggaatgccagtAGCCTTTAAGGGATTTAAAGAagtacttgtcaagccctccatcgcattcaaaaccaaaagaaggtgaaacgtTACTGGTTTATCTCGCGGTCTCGAAAGTTGTGGTAAGTGCGATTTTAGTTTGagaggacgaaggtacgcaagctcccatttattatgttagaaaaattttaacgggagcagaaattCGCTACCCACATTTGAAAAAAATGGCCTTAGCTCTCATAGTCGccgctcggaagctgaggccctacttccaatgccacccgatagtCGTGGTGTCTACTTTTCCTTTACGGAACATCCTccacaaacccgagctctcgggtatattggccaaatgggccgtcgaaatgagtgaattcgacatagattaaaaaccaaggactgcaattaagtcgcaagtcttggctgacttcgtggccgatttcaatTCGGGATTATTGCCTTTGGCAGCCAAGGAAGAAGTAATAGTGTCGGAATCAACATCGgaggtttggaccttatttaaaGACGAAGGTTACAAcgcaaaagggtccgggctcggtatagtcttaatcacgccttagggggaaaccctaaggcaagACATCGGGAATGTCCATTTAACTAACagtgaagcagagtatgaagctttgattgcagggctctaATTGGCCTGAGGACTTGACTCCGAGGTCATCGAAATAAATGCGACTCACAGCTATTAGTAAATCAGGTCTACTGGAtgtcaattactcatatcccaaGGGAAGAAAACATAAAAGTAGATGCATTGGCAAATCTATGATCATTAACAGAAATAAAGGGATCAGAGTCCAGGACGGTAGTATAACTAATGAACTCAGTCCTGGATACAGATGGTTACTACAAGGTAAATTCAACTAATCTGGTCTAGGACTGGTGGAATGAAATTATCGATTATCTCGAACATGGGAAGCTACCAGAAGACACCAAAATATCCCGGGCGCTATATATCTTCAAgggaggccaattgtatagaaaatattttcaaggcCCGCTAGCCCCACGCTTAGGGGAATTCAAAGCTAACTATGTCATAAGAGAGGTTCACAAAGGGATATGCGGCAAACACTCGGGCGCAGATTCCTTTGGTGCTGAAATTAGTTCGGGTAGGATATTACTAGCCccgcatggaacaagacgccaaagacttcatacgaaaatgtgataagtgtcaacgctAATCACCACTGGTGCATCAACCGGTAGAACCCTTACATTTGGTTCTATCTCTGTggcatgaaatgggggatggacatcgtcacACCACTTCCACCGAATCCCgagatttcttttaaatttgactgactatttttctaagtgggtggaagcatgGCCTTATAAGAAGATCGGAGAACGcgaagtggtggatttcttgtgggaaaatataattttgcaggttcggaataccaaaagagatagaaTGCCACAATGGGCCACAATTTATCGGCGCAAAAATTACAAAGTTCCTCtaagatttaaaaataaagaggatcacatcttcacTCTATCATCCGAGCTCAAACGGTCAAGCGCAATCGatgaacaaagtgattattcaaaacctcaagaaaaggttggaaatGGCTAAGGGTAACTGGCCCGAGGaattacccggatttctatggtCATACCGAACTACGGCTAAGTCGAGCACAGGGGAAACACATTTTCCCTCATGTATGGTGCAGAAGATTTAATCCCGGTCTGAAGTAGGGGAACccaccttgagatatttccagGCAGATAAGGAATCGAACAACGAAGCAATGTTAGTCAACTTGGAACTACTCAACAaacgcagggacttggcacaTGTAATAATGGTAGCTCAAAATCAAACCATGGAgtggtattataatcgaagaaccaacctccattatttcaaagtaggagacttggttctaaggaaagtaactcaaaacactcgggagctcaacgcagggaagctaggtccaatgtgggaaggcccctaccgggtttcagctatcaccggAAAAGGTTCATACAAGTTGGAAAACCAAAATGGAGAAAAGTTGCCCAATAattggaacgtggcacacctcaaaagatattattgcttaTGAACATTATTCAAtcagaaagtatgtgctgcactctttttcccttcgttcagcttttgtcccaattgggtttttctggaaaCTTTTTTAACATGGCagcaatagaaagcatactacgaagacaacaacaataagacctttaatagtAAGGCACACAAGAAAAGATCCACTCGGGGATGGTTAGATAATTTTTTGCTCTATAccaccgggaagttaagtttgctattgaGCAAAGGTTACCTGATCATTCACGAGTACAAACCACTAGAGGATTATCTAACAATGCATTAGTGGAATCTTCGAAGATAcgagacttccagtgttccaattcacactcttcgcattcgaacactcgggggaatgatatgaggatgaTGATATGAGGATACAACTACAGTGACTGCCACGTCGACCAGGAAATAAAAAACCGGAAATATAATTATATTATCGAAACCGGGGAATACGtggccagccccgtagaaacaagttgtacaagttagccacaagtaatggcaatttcttttcagcataaaaaatgcttatgtattttttgaaaTTAGAAGGAAtaaatgaaatccttttgtttttatcttgtttcttgtctgaacgatgaattaactttgtcatttgaaagttaaacaagtacttcaaatgctagtgtcgtaatgaacatgaaacgtcctcttcaagagcaccgtaaacataagagggacctctcttataaaaactctcacgttaaagggttggtttcgAAAGAATTTATGCCCAGAATAAAAAATGCCTTCGGGGAAAGATACACCCGAAGCCGTATATGAAAGGACGCAAAAATTAAACTTGAGGGTTACCTCGGCAGAAAGGTTTTCCCGGACGGGCCTAGCATATTTGAGGCTAATATCAAGGTCGCGGACAGTTGAACTAAAAAGCCTATTATGCTTgatagttttcctgtacttctcATCCAACTGGGAATGTTTTGCCCATGTAGAAGCAAACTCTTCAATTTTGGTgttcaaggctgcctctaagttgatcactctttcagcggaggcaACTTCGCGTTCGGTTGTAGCAAGAACGACGTtatggacttcaacccatttagccCTGGCTTcgtcaaatctaaccctcagctggccaatttcttggctaagggttactaTTTCTTGCTCACTTTGTCGCAAACGATCTTCCAATAGAACAACCTCAGTAGCTTTACCTTCCAGGTCTGAAAGGTGAGAGACATGTTGCTCCCGCTctgccaaaagttgatcccgtgCGGAGGTAATCTCTTCCTTTTCACGAATCAACCTATGAACTCCctcggaagcaagaaagttgTCCTACAAAGTTAGAAGGGTAAAATTCAGGATATATTCACACCCAAAATAGAAGAAGTAATAAAGGTAGAAAGGAACGTACTGATGTGGCGCTGTACAGggcgttgttcaacaaacactctcccaaGAGTGCCTAAATGTTTTCCCAGTCTTTATCTGAAGCCAAAGgtttcagataattagcaagatcCACCGGCCGAGATAGCAAGTTGCATCCGGTAGAGTCTGAAAGAGTAacattcctcctcctttgtggatcttcaaaaggggcagcataattttgccccaaattcccatgaactggggactgtggaagaggaacacctacttcatggtcaggtgcggctggtggagatgatgtagaAATTGGTAGTGAaagagtggatgaagatggaaatgatgtagcagttgctggtgttggCGAAGATGGAGATGAAGTTGATGGAGTTGAAGAATGAGAAGCAGTTGCATCAAATGCAATGCTGGTTgttggatgctcgccaaccaaagatgGGAGGGGTCTGGTACTCAACCCCGCAGTATCGCGCATAACAATTAGGACCCTAAAATGGGAGTTGAcattatctaccaaatcaaactctccccaaagtgtcgaggcatcgtcctcggttggtgtaactctctcaacaggtcgagcattatgttgagatgatgaggatcgtcgtcttctatgtagagaagctccctcatcactagcttcttcatcatcgtcGATCGTCACAGTGTCTATGATCAGCCCAAAATGAGGGTCAGTCACTATCGCTATCAGAGATGACTCAGGGACATCGGTTctcgccctcttattcttttccccgcTGCAGAAGAGCGTTTTCTCTTTAATTGTTTGTCTTCCAGGTGGGGACTCCGTAAATAAACATATTCTCTCGAAGCACGCCCAGAGCCACGTGTTTGAGTAAGcgcctcctgaagcagcctcgctgcATCAGCGGGATTAGCTAAGACATCATCTTCAGGAACATCAACAGAGCCCGCGGGTAGACCTAATTTCATAGACAGGTTAGAAGGGATCAATCAAgttcttcacataaaaaattgAAACAAGGTGAGTTTGagttaccatgattcttggccttccacccatattaaggggccagttctttccacaagcGAGTCTCGGACGTCGTAACGTCCAAGATCTTTTGTACCCACCGGTCCAAACCTTCAATTACCGGTGGGATCCATCAAGTTGCTAAAACAAACTAAGGATGGAGGATCAATACTgctatagaaaaatatttagtaaaagaaAATACTAAACAAAGAGCTTACGAGTGTGATTCCAAGCGGTCGGAAAGGATGGAGCCATTACCGGAATGATGTCATTGGTAGCATCTGCAAagaaccgttccatccacccacggtcgttgtcatcattCATTCTAGATAATGGAGCATGGTGGCCACTCTTGCATAGGTTTATCATTCTCCCgcggaagattttgggagaatagagattcatcatatgagctaaggttaTCTCCTCTCCAGTTTCCTGGTATAAACACTGAAGGAAAGCAACCGTCCTCCGCAtagaaggacttacttgtgccaaacacacttgATAGAGGAGGCAAAACTCCGAAATCATGGAGTCAAACTCTCCGCTCAAAGagaacgcacccaaagtaaagagatacgtgtaaaaatatgtaaaactcTCCTTGGGTAGGGTgactcgctccgatagatcaggagcaataATTTCCAAGTCATGGCATcggcagtcttccttcacagcaggaatgcTAGAAAGATGTATGGAAGAAGGATACCTACTGACGGCCCATGTAATAGAGTTAGAAGTAAGGAATTTCTATTCGAAGTATTTTGTGATAAtaagacttctagggatgatggaGCCCACTATTGGAGGAGCAGAGTCCTTGGCCTTATTCTTGCTTTTTGAAAAATTGGTACGCTTTGAGGAATAAGACATTGTATGGAAGAAGGAGAAGGTTTTTTGtttgaagagaattagagaaaAGATGAAGAGCATGATGCAAGTTAGATAAAGGAAGCTCGAAATATTATGATGTATAAGGGAGGAAATTGATACGTATAAGTAAAGGTTTTGGcagctaaattcatggccatgattacctcgataatccgCAAAAGTTGTGCTGAATCTTGGGATGGCGCGTGtttggggcattaaatgcggagagacgtgcgtctaatcaaccgtcagaagcaTTCAAAGGGAATTAATGTAATTCCTGCCAAAAgaatatttctaccaacttcccggtaacacaaagttatgtcaccggaaagcagggagactatctgtatagggtaaaatatgtatGACACGTGGCCGTCCAAAAAATAGATACATGAAACCCAAGACTAGAGGATGGCCAAAGACCAAAGGCAACTGTTTAGTTTGTCACTGgaaagaataacgctcataaaaatgtgataaatgcacTTCACTCGATAGCATTTTATAGAGAATATTCCATGGCATTAAGAGCAATTACCCGTTACagaaaatttggcatttatgttcatcgttatatcttcatcaatgcccctcataattgacattaaagaatggtatgatcctaggacctccttcatagctataaatagtgagctcagttgtcATGTAAATGACATAAATTTTTTGGAAAACTTACGCTATATTCTATACAAAGATCAATACAATcttatcttcttactttttgatttCGTTGTTGTTGTGCCCGGAAACCATGTCCTCGTAATTGTTGCTTCTGTTGTTTTGTCTATatcctaaggctaagtattgcataattcttcgattattttattatttcaggatcaaattaattcgcttatctagaaaccacgtataaattcaattgtaccattttacgaGTAAACAATTACTACTGGAAGGAAAGCACAACCTTTGATGTCTTGCTAGTGGACACACTTCACATTTATTTATTACGGATTTACAATCTTCTAAACTAGAAGCTAGCAGTTCTCTCATAGAACCTACTGAGGCATAAGTAGCCTTTTGTGCCAGGTGAGGACATCATCCTTCACTGCTTGTGCATTGAGTCCCTTTGCTACCATATTTCCTTCAGTTCCAATCCTAGTATGGGCTTGTGAGACCAGTAGGTAAAGTCCATCCTTCTCCCTACAAATCCCCTTCGCATGCCCACTGAAGAGGTCCTGGAACAAGCAAAAGTCAGGGTAGAAAGCCACTAAGCATTTAAGATCTCTAGTCACCTTGGAAGCTGACAAGATATTATGATGAAAATCTGGAATAAACAGGACATTTTTTACTTCTCATATATTTATGATCTTACAATTACCAATATGTGAAACATGTTCTACTTCTCCATTTGGTAAATGCACCCATTTACTACTTTTTGAATTTATTGCTTTAATGTCACTCAACATCCCTAAGTGTGCCACTATGTGGTTGGTCGCCTCTGTGTCCACTATCTATTGTTGCTTTGCTATACTATCCAGAAATGAGTAAGCAATGCCTGCCATATTAGCCATGTTCTCTTGTGTTGGTTTTTTGTTGATGTTGAGGTTCAGCAGGTTCATGATTTGATCATATTGCTCAGGAGTTGTGGTGCCCTTTTAACAAACATCTCCAATCCAGCACTTTGTGTCAAACACATCAAGTATCCTAGAATTCCCATCAGCCATATTTGGGTGTACATTCTCGACACAAGCATTATATGCAGAATTCacatttcctctttttttttcctttgaaacCTGAGGGATATCCAATGATTTTGTAACAGTCATCTTTAGTGTGTCCTTTCATCTTGCTGAACTCACATTGAACATTACAATTTTTCTTAGTCCTTTGATAACTCTCGTTGTTGTCTCACTTACCAACTAATAGTCAGTAGACTCATTTGCATAACCATTTATAGAAGAACATGTTACTGATCTCTGACTTTCTTGTTCAATTAGCATAGAATATGCCTTGTTGATATTTGGTGTGGGACTAGTCATCAAAATTTGGCTCCTTGCTTGTTCATAGTTCTCATTCAGCCCCATGAGAAACTGTAGAACCTTCTGTTATCGCATAATCTCAATAATATCCTTAGACCTAGCACAGTCACATGGCGGCGGAACCATACTGTCAAATCCATCCCAGAGATtgcgaaattttgaaaaataaattgaaacaCTATCAGTTCCTTGACTGACTGTTTCAATCGCCTTATGCAATTGATACACTCCTGGCGTATTCACTTTATCAAACCGTTCTCTTAAATCTTCCCAGATTGTTCTAGCATTTTTTGCATATAGTATTCCTATCACCAATTCTCTTGACACCGAGCTCATAATCCATCCTAGAACAATGGAGTTACATCGATCCCATTGATGACCTAGTTCCTTATCAAAATCCTCCTTCTTTAGAGTCTCGTCGACTAACCCTAGCTTATTCTTCCCGAGAAGCTGGATTTCCATTGCCCGACTCCAAGTGGAGTAATTCTCTGAACTAGTCAACTGTATCGATATAATCAGAGCTCCGGTAGTGTCCGATGGGTGAAGAAACAACAGATGATTGTGATCGAGATCTGGTTTTGCCATTGTCAAACTTTGGAACTGTAATTCTCCAACAATTTGAGCTTGAAACAAA
Proteins encoded in this window:
- the LOC142171897 gene encoding uncharacterized protein LOC142171897 encodes the protein MAKPDLDHNHLLFLHPSDTTGALIISIQLTSSENYSTWSRAMEIQLLGKNKLGLVDETLKKEDFDKELGHQWDRCNSIVLGWIMSSVSRELVIGILYAKNARTIWEDLRERFDKVNTPGVYQLHKAIETVSQGTDSVSIYFSKFRNLWDGFDSMVPPPCDCARSKDIIEIMR